Proteins encoded in a region of the Anopheles ziemanni chromosome 2, idAnoZiCoDA_A2_x.2, whole genome shotgun sequence genome:
- the LOC131281854 gene encoding replication protein A 32 kDa subunit has translation MNDSFGAGGFNATSADGGGSENKAEGVLPLVIQQVIESSDGGITMFGNQYAMISLVAIVRDVEFSSTKVTYQLEDHTGRIDAHFWLEEDGAVNTPSVAPNSYARVVGSVRNQGGSKAIMTYKIDQVNSPNDVTTHLLEVLHARYKSEENNKRKVESSVDANSNATSNGGFMETDSVGASLGLNGKQLAVYKAIKSYGTAIGINRKELQAKFNHINPSELQNIIDFMTQEGMIYTTVDSDHFLCVDA, from the exons ATGAACGATAGCT ttggtgctggtggtttTAACGCTACGTCGGCCGATGGAGGCGGTTCGGAAAACAAAGCAGAGGGAGTTTTACCGCTCGTAATCCAGCAGGTCATCGAGTCCAGTGATGGCGGCATTACAATGTTTGGGAATCAGTACGCTATGATTTCTTTGGTTGCAATCGTGCGGGACGTTGAATTTTCGTCCACTAAAGTGACTTACCAGCTAGAAGATCACACGG GTCGAATAGACGCACACTTCTGGCTCGAGGAGGATGGAGCGGTGAACACACCAAGTGTCGCCCCCAACTCGTATGCACGGGTCGTTGGATCCGTCCGAAATCAGGGTGGTTCGAAAGCGATCATGACATATAAAATAGATCAAGTTAATTCCCCGAACGATGTTACCACGCATCTGCTAGAGGTTCTGCATGCGAGGTACAAATCGGAGGAGAACAACAAGCGTAAAGTAGAGTCCAGTGTCGATGCGAACTCCAACGCGACGTCGAATGGTGGCTTCATGGAAACGGATTCCGTGGGCGCTTCGTTGGGTCTCAACGGGAAGCAGCTAGCGGTATACAAAGCTATCAAAAGCTACGGTACTGCGATTGGCATCAACCGAAAGGAATTGCAGGCCAAATTTAATCATATTAATCCCTCTGAGCTACA GAACATCATCGACTTCATGACCCAGGAAGGAATGATCTATACGACCGTTGACTCAGACCATTTCCTTTGTGTCGATGCGTAG
- the LOC131281081 gene encoding GATOR complex protein Wdr59 isoform X2, whose protein sequence is MSSFTESRAGGSLGGLVGVGGAGAVGSEPLCLQRKSAWVREYRDLQANVMSVDWTGSWILLAGRRLLALQSLCDYEATDGSNARAEETAECGLRKFQRHSKYEVTAAEWAICQNSQEYCAIATCQQIEVVTWRSGEPTLKHSLRAHTRMITDIDWHSKVPHLLASCSIDTFTHLWDLRDPRKPVLSLSAVCMSGASQVGFNRVSGNLVATAHDGDLRIWDQRKGSCPIQYITAHLSRIHGINWSHDHETSLSTASQDGTVKYFDINNPRRAEKIITTSCPVWRARYTPFADGLVTTSVPQQGRGENSLLMWNNSKQDAPICALVGHTDVVLDFAWGRKGIHDPELITWSRDQTIRIWRIDEEVRKLCERYPPDDDDGGFLIEEGNSAPNAPGKAPPAQGFKSPIREKQPSVSLQHEFSLLNPNIPHIDIEVLDPIKRTATVRISVNGYVIMLQVNFPSLYPNNGTVPEFHYCQGTSLDDSLSVTLMKVLRQTASQRVKKGRTCLEQCLRALVNQLKKSSTTNGDRHLRLQSPRLEGALSSALHDACVPFPKTSGVRFSQVGILVTFSRPLNTKRISLKQQNTTPRALSAISGGYLGNVMGSQPILYAHRDPSASSFYLPDRKSSRHRGSSVKINVSAVHVYDVSKILYVSRELAENYIINTTNVVEMCRHNRAAAEKYGRPDLVQCWSLAEMIAQPSADFDADDDMMCAQNPFAKSLLESLIHHFARIHDVQTAAMLCCAFGRHCPSALELSMSSSSSSKSINQSPSGSPYHTILPVDPSSNQGWILAQQLKHLRSNSWSDSLDDFRFGAPGAAGFGPDLNRSLLGDSNRYLYDNFKRSYAEMLYRWGLLVQRAKVLKFLSNYVDTPRCVEFVTECLHCCRVGAPACATCKKPVLYCSLCRLPVRGAANACLHCGHGGHTEHMRIWFERHDVCASGCGCPCLSKSSKLCNL, encoded by the exons ATGTCCTCGTTTACCGAATCACGTGCAGGCGGAAGTTTGGGTGGCTTAGtcggtgttggtggtgctggCGCCGTCGGTAGTGAGCCGCTATGTTTGCAACGCAAAAGTGCCTGGGTACGAGAGTACCGCGATCTGCAGGCCAACGTCATGTCCGTCGACTGGACCGGATCGTGGATTCTGTTGGCCGGCCGTCGGTTGCTTGCGCTGCAGTCGTTGTGCGATTACGAAGCAACTGACGGCAGCAATGCACGCGCGGAGGAAACGGCAGAGTGCGGGCTGAGGAAGTTCCAGCGGCACTCGAAGTACGAGGTGACCGCCGCCGAGTGGGCCATCTGCCAGAACAGCCAGGAATACTGTGCGATCGCGACCTGCCAGCAGATCGAGGTCGTCACGTGGCGCTCCGGTGAGCCAACCCTGAAACACTCGCTTCGAGCGCACACCCGAATGATAACGGACATCGACTGGCACTCGAAGGTGCCGCACCTTCTGGCCAGTTGCTCGATCGATACGTTCACGCATCTGTGGGACCTTCGTGACCCACGGAAGCCTGTACTATCGTTGAGTGCCGTCTGTATGTCCGGTGCCAGTCAGGTGGGTTTTAATCGGGTCTCGGGGAACCTGGTCGCTACGGCCCACGATGGCGACCTGCGCATCTGGGACCAGCGCAAGGGCTCCTGTCCGATACAGTACATCACAGCGCACCTGTCGCGCATCCACGGTATCAACTGGAGTCACGATCATGAGACGAGCCTGTCCACCGCTAGCCAGGACGGAACGGTGAAGTATTTCGACATAAACAACCCCCGGCGGGCGGAGAAAATCATCACCACGTCCTGTCCAGTGTGGCGGGCTCGGTACACGCCATTCGCGGATGGTCTGGTAACTACCAGCGTGCCGCAACAGGGCCGAGGTGAAAACAGTCTCCTGATGTGGAACAATTCTAAGCAGGACGCACCCATATGCGCGCTGGTCGGGCACACGGATGTCGTCCTCGACTTTGCCTGGGGCCGTAAAGGTATCCACGATCCGGAACTGATCACTTGGTCTCGCGATCAAACCATACGCATCTGGCGCATTGACGAGGAAGTACGTAAGCTATGCGAGCGGTATCCacccgacgatgacgatggtggTTTCCTGATTGAAGAGGGTAACAGCGCACCGAACGCACCGGGTAAAGCACCGCCGGCTCAAGGTTTCAAGAGTCCCATACGCGAAAAACAACCCTCCGTTTCGCTGCAGCACGAATTTTCGCTTCTCAATCCCAACATACCCCACATCGACATTGAGGTGTTGGATCCGATCAAACGAACCGCTACCGTTCGGATCTCCGTCAACGGCTACGTCATCATGCTGCAGGTTAACTTTCCTTCGCTCTACCCCAACAATGGCACCGTGCCGGAGTTCCACTACTGCCAAGGAACATCGCTCGACGATTCGCTCTCGGTGACGTTAATGAAGGTCCTTCGGCAAACCGCAAGCCAACGGGTGAAAAAGGGACGCACCTGTTTGGAGCAGTGCCTGCGGGCGCTTGTGAACCAGCTGAAAAAATCCTCCACCACCAACGGAGACCGCCATCTGCGCCTACAATCGCCACGGTTGGAGGGTGCGCTGAGTAGTGCACTGCACGACGCTTGCGTGCCCTTCCCCAAGACATCCGGCGTACGGTTTAGCCAGGTGGGAATCTTGGTAACGTTCTCCAGACCGCTGAATACGAAACGGATCAGTCTCAAGCAGCAAAACACTACCCCGAGGGCTCTTTCTGCGATCAGCGGCGGTTATCTGGGCAATGTTATGGGATCGCAACCGATCCTTTACGCACACAGAGATCCCAGCGCATCTTCGTTTTATCTTCCCGATAGG AAATCTTCGCGCCACCGGGGCTCGTCGGTAAAGATCAACGTTTCTGCCGTGCACGTTTACGACGTATCCAAGATTCTGTACGTGAGTCGCGAGCTGGCCGAAAACTATATCATCAATACAACGAATGTGGTCGAAATGTGTCGCCATAATCGCGCGGCGGCAGAAAAGTATGGCCGACCGGATCTGGTACAGTGCTGGTCACTTGCCGAAATGATTGCCCAACCGAGTGCCGACTTTGATGCGGATGACGATATGATGTGTGCGCAGAATCCATTTGCAAAGAGTTTACTAGAATCTCT AATACATCATTTTGCGCGCATCCACGATGTTCAAACGGCTGCCATGCTCTGCTGTGCCTTTGGACGTCACTGTCCGTCGGCGCTGGAGCTTTCGATGAGTTCTAGCTCGAGCAGCAAATCGATCAATCAAAGT CCCAGCGGATCGCCTTATCATACGATTCTACCGGTGGATCCCTCCTCTAACCAAGGCTGGATACTGGCACAACAGCTGAAGCATCTGCGAAGCAACTCGTGGTCGGATTCCCTAGACGACTTTCGATTTGGTGCACCGGGTGCGGCTGGATTCGGACCGGATCTCAATCGGAGCCTGTTAGGCGATAGCAATCGCTATCTATACGACAACTTCAAGCGCAGCTACGCGGAAATGCTTTACCGTTGGGGCCTTCTCGTCCAGCGGGCCAAGGTGCTTAAGTTCCTATCAAACTACGTCGATACACCGCGGTGCGTAGAGTTTGTGACCGAATGTCTGCACTGCTGTCGGGTGGGGGCACCCGCTTGTGCCACCTGCAAGAAACCGGTACTGTACTGCAGCCTGTGCCGTTTACCGGTACGCGGTGCGGCCAACGCTTGTCTGCATTGTGGCCATGGTGGTCACACGGAGCACATGAGGATATGGTTCGAACGCCATGACGTGTGCGCGTCGGGTTGTGGCTGTCCGTGTTTGAGCAAAAGCTCTAAGCTTTGCAATTTGTAG
- the LOC131281081 gene encoding GATOR complex protein Wdr59 isoform X1: MSSFTESRAGGSLGGLVGVGGAGAVGSEPLCLQRKSAWVREYRDLQANVMSVDWTGSWILLAGRRLLALQSLCDYEATDGSNARAEETAECGLRKFQRHSKYEVTAAEWAICQNSQEYCAIATCQQIEVVTWRSGEPTLKHSLRAHTRMITDIDWHSKVPHLLASCSIDTFTHLWDLRDPRKPVLSLSAVCMSGASQVGFNRVSGNLVATAHDGDLRIWDQRKGSCPIQYITAHLSRIHGINWSHDHETSLSTASQDGTVKYFDINNPRRAEKIITTSCPVWRARYTPFADGLVTTSVPQQGRGENSLLMWNNSKQDAPICALVGHTDVVLDFAWGRKGIHDPELITWSRDQTIRIWRIDEEVRKLCERYPPDDDDGGFLIEEGNSAPNAPGKAPPAQGFKSPIREKQPSVSLQHEFSLLNPNIPHIDIEVLDPIKRTATVRISVNGYVIMLQVNFPSLYPNNGTVPEFHYCQGTSLDDSLSVTLMKVLRQTASQRVKKGRTCLEQCLRALVNQLKKSSTTNGDRHLRLQSPRLEGALSSALHDACVPFPKTSGVRFSQVGILVTFSRPLNTKRISLKQQNTTPRALSAISGGYLGNVMGSQPILYAHRDPSASSFYLPDRKSSRHRGSSVKINVSAVHVYDVSKILYVSRELAENYIINTTNVVEMCRHNRAAAEKYGRPDLVQCWSLAEMIAQPSADFDADDDMMCAQNPFAKSLLESLIHHFARIHDVQTAAMLCCAFGRHCPSALELSMSSSSSSKSINQSHLLSGHRKIKPSGSPYHTILPVDPSSNQGWILAQQLKHLRSNSWSDSLDDFRFGAPGAAGFGPDLNRSLLGDSNRYLYDNFKRSYAEMLYRWGLLVQRAKVLKFLSNYVDTPRCVEFVTECLHCCRVGAPACATCKKPVLYCSLCRLPVRGAANACLHCGHGGHTEHMRIWFERHDVCASGCGCPCLSKSSKLCNL; encoded by the exons ATGTCCTCGTTTACCGAATCACGTGCAGGCGGAAGTTTGGGTGGCTTAGtcggtgttggtggtgctggCGCCGTCGGTAGTGAGCCGCTATGTTTGCAACGCAAAAGTGCCTGGGTACGAGAGTACCGCGATCTGCAGGCCAACGTCATGTCCGTCGACTGGACCGGATCGTGGATTCTGTTGGCCGGCCGTCGGTTGCTTGCGCTGCAGTCGTTGTGCGATTACGAAGCAACTGACGGCAGCAATGCACGCGCGGAGGAAACGGCAGAGTGCGGGCTGAGGAAGTTCCAGCGGCACTCGAAGTACGAGGTGACCGCCGCCGAGTGGGCCATCTGCCAGAACAGCCAGGAATACTGTGCGATCGCGACCTGCCAGCAGATCGAGGTCGTCACGTGGCGCTCCGGTGAGCCAACCCTGAAACACTCGCTTCGAGCGCACACCCGAATGATAACGGACATCGACTGGCACTCGAAGGTGCCGCACCTTCTGGCCAGTTGCTCGATCGATACGTTCACGCATCTGTGGGACCTTCGTGACCCACGGAAGCCTGTACTATCGTTGAGTGCCGTCTGTATGTCCGGTGCCAGTCAGGTGGGTTTTAATCGGGTCTCGGGGAACCTGGTCGCTACGGCCCACGATGGCGACCTGCGCATCTGGGACCAGCGCAAGGGCTCCTGTCCGATACAGTACATCACAGCGCACCTGTCGCGCATCCACGGTATCAACTGGAGTCACGATCATGAGACGAGCCTGTCCACCGCTAGCCAGGACGGAACGGTGAAGTATTTCGACATAAACAACCCCCGGCGGGCGGAGAAAATCATCACCACGTCCTGTCCAGTGTGGCGGGCTCGGTACACGCCATTCGCGGATGGTCTGGTAACTACCAGCGTGCCGCAACAGGGCCGAGGTGAAAACAGTCTCCTGATGTGGAACAATTCTAAGCAGGACGCACCCATATGCGCGCTGGTCGGGCACACGGATGTCGTCCTCGACTTTGCCTGGGGCCGTAAAGGTATCCACGATCCGGAACTGATCACTTGGTCTCGCGATCAAACCATACGCATCTGGCGCATTGACGAGGAAGTACGTAAGCTATGCGAGCGGTATCCacccgacgatgacgatggtggTTTCCTGATTGAAGAGGGTAACAGCGCACCGAACGCACCGGGTAAAGCACCGCCGGCTCAAGGTTTCAAGAGTCCCATACGCGAAAAACAACCCTCCGTTTCGCTGCAGCACGAATTTTCGCTTCTCAATCCCAACATACCCCACATCGACATTGAGGTGTTGGATCCGATCAAACGAACCGCTACCGTTCGGATCTCCGTCAACGGCTACGTCATCATGCTGCAGGTTAACTTTCCTTCGCTCTACCCCAACAATGGCACCGTGCCGGAGTTCCACTACTGCCAAGGAACATCGCTCGACGATTCGCTCTCGGTGACGTTAATGAAGGTCCTTCGGCAAACCGCAAGCCAACGGGTGAAAAAGGGACGCACCTGTTTGGAGCAGTGCCTGCGGGCGCTTGTGAACCAGCTGAAAAAATCCTCCACCACCAACGGAGACCGCCATCTGCGCCTACAATCGCCACGGTTGGAGGGTGCGCTGAGTAGTGCACTGCACGACGCTTGCGTGCCCTTCCCCAAGACATCCGGCGTACGGTTTAGCCAGGTGGGAATCTTGGTAACGTTCTCCAGACCGCTGAATACGAAACGGATCAGTCTCAAGCAGCAAAACACTACCCCGAGGGCTCTTTCTGCGATCAGCGGCGGTTATCTGGGCAATGTTATGGGATCGCAACCGATCCTTTACGCACACAGAGATCCCAGCGCATCTTCGTTTTATCTTCCCGATAGG AAATCTTCGCGCCACCGGGGCTCGTCGGTAAAGATCAACGTTTCTGCCGTGCACGTTTACGACGTATCCAAGATTCTGTACGTGAGTCGCGAGCTGGCCGAAAACTATATCATCAATACAACGAATGTGGTCGAAATGTGTCGCCATAATCGCGCGGCGGCAGAAAAGTATGGCCGACCGGATCTGGTACAGTGCTGGTCACTTGCCGAAATGATTGCCCAACCGAGTGCCGACTTTGATGCGGATGACGATATGATGTGTGCGCAGAATCCATTTGCAAAGAGTTTACTAGAATCTCT AATACATCATTTTGCGCGCATCCACGATGTTCAAACGGCTGCCATGCTCTGCTGTGCCTTTGGACGTCACTGTCCGTCGGCGCTGGAGCTTTCGATGAGTTCTAGCTCGAGCAGCAAATCGATCAATCAAAGT CACTTACTTAGCGGTCATCGAAAAATTAAG CCCAGCGGATCGCCTTATCATACGATTCTACCGGTGGATCCCTCCTCTAACCAAGGCTGGATACTGGCACAACAGCTGAAGCATCTGCGAAGCAACTCGTGGTCGGATTCCCTAGACGACTTTCGATTTGGTGCACCGGGTGCGGCTGGATTCGGACCGGATCTCAATCGGAGCCTGTTAGGCGATAGCAATCGCTATCTATACGACAACTTCAAGCGCAGCTACGCGGAAATGCTTTACCGTTGGGGCCTTCTCGTCCAGCGGGCCAAGGTGCTTAAGTTCCTATCAAACTACGTCGATACACCGCGGTGCGTAGAGTTTGTGACCGAATGTCTGCACTGCTGTCGGGTGGGGGCACCCGCTTGTGCCACCTGCAAGAAACCGGTACTGTACTGCAGCCTGTGCCGTTTACCGGTACGCGGTGCGGCCAACGCTTGTCTGCATTGTGGCCATGGTGGTCACACGGAGCACATGAGGATATGGTTCGAACGCCATGACGTGTGCGCGTCGGGTTGTGGCTGTCCGTGTTTGAGCAAAAGCTCTAAGCTTTGCAATTTGTAG